The following are from one region of the Fusarium keratoplasticum isolate Fu6.1 chromosome 4, whole genome shotgun sequence genome:
- a CDS encoding Cleavage and polyadenylation specificity factor subunit 5 encodes MSTITPDAHQSGNPPIIPLSFNGHQPEKVTLYPLSNYTFGVKETQLEEDPSVIARLKRLEEHYTEHGMRRTCEGILVCHEHNHPHILMLQIANAFFKLPGDYLKPEDDEIEGFKSRLDERLAPVGRLGEGEEAGDWQVGDCLAQWWRPNFETFMYPFVPAHVTRPKECKKLYFIQLPKTKVLSVPKNMKLLAVPLFELYDNTARYGPQLSAIPHLLSRYNFEFVDEKGNVVAATPGSSAPDGYVPQTKVLAGDDMEMKEENGTS; translated from the exons ATGTCCACGATCACCCCCGACGCGCACCAGTCGGGAAACCCGCCCATCATCCCGTTGTCCTTCAATGGCCACCAACCCGAAAAAGTGACACTCTACCCTCTGTCCAACTACACGTTCGGCGTCAAAGAAACgcagcttgaggaggatccGTCGGTCATCGCCCGCTTGAAGCGCCTCGAAGAGCATTATACCGAACATGGCATGCGCCGCACGTGCGAAGGCATCCTCGTATGCCACGAGCACAACCACCCCCATATCCTGATGCTTCAGATCGCGAATGCCTTCTTTAAGCTTCCAGGCGACTACCTAAAGCCGGAAGACGACGAGATCGAGGGTTTCAAGTCCCGGCTAGACGAGCGGTTGGCGCCTGTCGGCCGCCtaggagagggagaggaagccGGTGACTGGCAGGTAGGCGACTGCTTGGCCCAGTGGTGGAGGCCCAACTTTGAGACGTTCATGTATCCCTTTGTTCCTGCGCATGTGACGCGGCCGAAGGAGTGCAAGAAGCTCTATTTTATTCAATTGCCCAAGACTA AGGTCCTAAGCGTCCCAAAGAACATGAAGCTCCTCGCGGTTCCTCTATTCGAGCTCTACGACAACACAGCCCGGTATGGTCCGCAGCTCTCTGCCATACCCCATCTTCTGAGCCGGTACAATTTTGAGTtcgtcgacgagaagggCAACGTTGTCGCTGCCACGCCAGGGTCCAGTGCCCCCGATGGCTATGTTCCGCAAACAAAAGTCCTGGCAGGAGACGACatggagatgaaggaagagaaCGGTACAAGCTAA
- a CDS encoding Lactobacillus shifted protein, whose product MATSQLRAIGVLARSARLPQRAFTTSARQLEAAVSAKTTETSPAPVDESKPVEISQAPNRVGVWSRSQRPRAQAMTGPRFEQTDFSVQPQPKSAIELIHQQPVRWTHDRMVACDGGGGPNGHPKIFINTDKPEISTCNYCGLPYANEHHREHLESLPATSYPLS is encoded by the exons ATGGCCACATCTCAATTGAGGGCAATTGGTGTCCTGGCGCGCAGCGCGCGACTCCCCCAGCGCGCCTTCACCACCTCTGCTCGGCAACTCGAGGCCGCCGTTTCCGCGAAGACCACCGAGACGTCCCCCGCCCCCGTCGACGAGTCCAAGCCTGTCGAGATCAGCCAGGCTCCCAACCGTGTTGGCGTCTGGTCCCGCAGCCAGCGCCCTCGCGCCCAGGCCATGACTGGTCCCCGATTCGAGCAGACCGACTTCTCTGTCCAG CCTCAACCCAAGTCTGCGATTGAGTTGATTCACCAGCAGCCCGTCCGATGGACTCACGATCGAATGGTCGCCTgtgatggcggcggcggcccCAACGGCCACCCTAAgatcttcatcaacaccgaCAAGCCCGAGATTTCCACTTGCAACTACTGTGGCCTGCCCTAT GCCAACGAGCACCACCGCGAGCACCTCGAATCCCTCCCCGCGACCTCCTACCCCCTGTCATGA
- a CDS encoding CCHC-type domain-containing protein, whose translation MAPETPRGVSSRLLTMKFMQRAVASANSSPDVDTNSAKKRKLGHSPAAGRIDMNIDEAAIKAALDDQEAKRQAALDKHVGGDTHWVLDSPFTKAASTSKPSLNVVYVGYGDIDSSNESGDNEEAPSRGRTSIGKSKGSKKQDVTKNEDDDSDDSDSENSEAPTPERKRKPSSDSPHSQAGRSRSRSRSQSRQSMETAKAKEFRDKRKKKEVKLSKLSSISSGGGISSGGGNQFSPASSKAMTCYKCHQAGHKAVDCPKSGGFRGRSNR comes from the exons ATGGCGCCCGAAACACCGAGAGGTGTCTCATCGAGACTCCTCACTATGAAATTCATGCAGCGAGCAGTGGCTTCAGCAAACTCTTCACCCGACGTGGATACAAACTCGGCAAAGAAGCGGAAGCTGGGACACTCCCCTGCGGCAGGTCGCATCGACATGAATATTGACGAGGCTGCGATCAAGGCTGCTCTGGACGATCAGGAGGCGAAAAGACAGGCGGCACTGGACAAGCACGTCGGGGGCGACACTCACTGGGTTCTTGACTCCCCTTTCACAAAGGCCGCCAGTACCTCCAAACCATCCCTGAATGTCGTCTACGTTGGATACGGTGACATTGATTCATCTAACGAGTCAGGAGACAATGAAGAAGCTCCATCCAGGGGGCGCACTTCAATAGGCAAATCCAAGGGTTCAAAAAAGCAG GATGTGACGAAaaacgaggatgacgacagcGATGATTCAGATTCAGAGAACTCAGAGGCGCCGACCCCGGAGCGAAAGCGAAAGCCATCCAGTGATAGCCCACACTCTCAAGCTGGGCGAAGCCGCTCACGTTCTAGATCACAATCGCGACAGAGCATGGAGActgccaaagccaaagaGTTTCGTgacaagagaaaaaagaaggaaGTGAAGCTTAGCAagctctcctccatctcatccgGTGGAGGGATATCATCTGGAGGAGGCAACCAGTTCTCGCCTGCTAGCAGCAAGGCCATGACTTGCTACAAGTGCCACCAAGCCGGCCACAAAGCCGTAGACTGCCCCAAATCTGGAGGCTTCAGGGGACGATCCAACAGGTAG